From Hylaeus volcanicus isolate JK05 chromosome 2, UHH_iyHylVolc1.0_haploid, whole genome shotgun sequence, the proteins below share one genomic window:
- the LOC128872304 gene encoding ADP-ribosylation factor 1 — MGNMFATLFKGLFGKKEMRILMVGLDAAGKTTILYKLKLGEIVTTIPTIGFNVETVEYKNISFTVWDVGGQDKIRPLWRHYFQNTQGLIFVVDSNDRERIGEAREELMRMLAEDELRDAVLLIFANKQDLPNAMNAAEITDKLGLHSLRNRNWYIQATCATSGDGLYEGLDWLSNQLKNANR, encoded by the exons ATGGGGAACATGTTTGCAACATTATTTAAGGGCCTCTTTGGCAAAAAAGAAATGAGGATTTTGATGGTGGGTCTTGATGCAGCGGGTAAAACCACAATtctgtacaaattaaaattagggGAAATTGTTACTACAATTCCTACTATag gtTTCAATGTAGAAACAGTCGAATACAAGAATATAAGTTTTACTGTATGGGATGTGGGTGGCCAAGACAAAATCAGACCTCTCTGGCGACATTACTTCCAGAATACACAA GGGCTGATATTCGTTGTTGACAGTAATGACAGGGAACGTATCGGTGAAGCGCGCGAAGAATTGATGAGAATGTTAGCAGAAGATGAACTTAGAGATGCAGTACTCCTTATATTTGCTAACAAACAA GATCTGCCAAATGCAATGAATGCAGCAGAAATTACTGACAAGTTGGGCCTGCACTCTCTTCGTAATCGTAACTGGTACATTCAAGCAACGTGTGCCACAAGTGGAGATGGACTTTACGAGGGTCTCGATTGGCTCTCCAATCAGCTCAAAAATGCCAATCGCTAA